The Scylla paramamosain isolate STU-SP2022 chromosome 39, ASM3559412v1, whole genome shotgun sequence genome includes a window with the following:
- the LOC135092351 gene encoding uncharacterized protein DDB_G0292186-like, with protein NNNNNNNNDDDDDDNHNNNNNNNNNNNNNNNDDDDNHNNNNNNNNNDDDDNHNNNNNNNNNNNNDDDDNHNNNNNNNDDDNHNNNNNNNNDDDNHNNNNNNNNNNNNNDDDDNHNNNNNNNNDDDDDDNHNNNNNNNNNNNNDDDDNHNNNNNNDDDDNHNNNNN; from the coding sequence aacaacaacaacaacaacaacaacgacgacgacgacgacgacaatcacaacaacaacaacaacaacaacaacaacaacaacaacaacaacaacgacgacgacgacaatcacaacaacaacaacaacaacaacaacaacgacgacgacgacaatcacaacaacaacaacaacaacaacaacaacaacaacaacgacgacgacgacaatcacaacaacaacaacaacaacaacgacgacgacaatcacaacaacaacaacaacaacaacaacgacgacgacaatcacaacaacaacaacaacaacaacaacaacaacaacaacaacgacgacgacgacaatcacaacaacaacaacaacaataacaacgacgacgacgacgacgacaatcacaacaacaacaacaacaacaacaacaacaacaacaacgacgacgacgacaatcacaacaacaacaacaacaacgacgacgacgacaatcacaacaacaacaacaac